The proteins below come from a single Spirochaeta lutea genomic window:
- a CDS encoding fumarylacetoacetate hydrolase family protein yields the protein MSSSTTPSSQPIILPVLGSRESYTINPGKIIAVGLNYRDHVKESLTFNNEDLDAPAEPVLFAKTPNVLVGPGQPIIIPEYLTEYHPNPRTDYEAELAIIIGQPCSRLPSEEAREAIFGFTCFNDVSQRNIQKSDPSGWFRGKSLDSFGPIGPAVATLEYLASQNLDPQNLAIAARLNGRTVQSSNTKHMIFTLEHIISFISRHIRLEPGDIIATGTPSGIGALNPGDTIEIEIQGIGTLSNPVDGPLRSA from the coding sequence GTGAGTTCTAGCACGACCCCATCCTCTCAGCCCATCATCCTTCCTGTTCTGGGCAGCCGAGAAAGCTATACAATAAATCCCGGAAAAATCATCGCCGTCGGCTTGAACTACCGTGACCATGTAAAGGAGAGCCTCACCTTTAACAATGAGGATCTGGATGCTCCCGCTGAACCGGTACTCTTTGCCAAAACCCCCAACGTCCTGGTAGGACCGGGTCAGCCCATCATCATTCCCGAGTATTTAACCGAGTATCACCCCAACCCCCGGACAGATTACGAGGCTGAGCTGGCCATCATCATCGGCCAACCATGTTCCCGCCTACCCTCGGAAGAAGCCCGGGAGGCAATATTCGGATTCACCTGCTTTAATGATGTCAGCCAGCGAAACATCCAAAAAAGTGATCCCTCGGGTTGGTTCCGGGGCAAGAGCCTGGACAGCTTCGGCCCCATCGGCCCCGCAGTGGCTACCCTCGAATACCTTGCATCCCAGAATCTGGACCCTCAGAACCTCGCCATCGCCGCCCGGCTGAACGGCCGCACAGTACAGTCCTCCAATACCAAACACATGATCTTTACCCTGGAACACATCATCAGCTTCATCAGCCGTCATATCCGCCTGGAACCCGGCGATATCATTGCCACCGGCACCCCCAGCGGTATCGGTGCCCTCAACCCCGGCGACACCATCGAAATTGAGATCCAAGGCATCGGCACCCTCTCCAATCCCGTGGACGGCCCGCTAAGAAGCGCATAG
- a CDS encoding zinc ribbon domain-containing protein — MDRGWTCPKCGCQEYDLDQFQATGGTFAKLFDVQNKKFRTVSCADCGFTEIYRSKTSGASNIFDFLTN, encoded by the coding sequence ATGGATCGCGGATGGACCTGTCCGAAATGCGGATGTCAAGAATACGACCTGGATCAATTCCAGGCAACAGGCGGCACCTTTGCCAAGTTATTCGATGTGCAAAACAAGAAGTTCCGCACTGTCAGCTGTGCCGATTGCGGATTCACCGAAATCTACCGCAGCAAAACCAGCGGCGCCTCAAATATATTCGATTTCCTAACCAACTAG
- a CDS encoding DUF1295 domain-containing protein, which produces MKQLIAFVLGLFAVSLIGLSVVSGFEIGPWLTAASGLEIVSLLALCFALTAFGFGLATGDYSWVDRLWSTAPILFAWIYAAKSGYGPWTTLAAFFVSLWGARLTFNFARRGGYSGSEDYRWPILRDRINNPWLWQIFHLFFICLYQVGLFILFTMPLSILSQADSNALTPLGLSAIPGLPPAAFLTAILLLGMLVYETLADQQQWNFHRIKTAYRQGQDISGHPWEQDARDGFLHSGLFALSRHPNYFGELGFWWAIYLLGAASQGTLLHWSIIGPAMLTLLFIGSTIFTEGITASKYEAYRTYQKTTSPIIPWMAGSPQAQTTRNNNT; this is translated from the coding sequence ATGAAACAGCTCATCGCATTTGTACTTGGACTTTTCGCAGTAAGCCTTATCGGCCTATCGGTTGTCTCGGGATTCGAAATCGGCCCCTGGCTTACCGCCGCTTCGGGCCTGGAAATCGTCAGCCTGCTTGCCCTCTGCTTTGCCCTGACCGCCTTCGGCTTCGGCCTGGCCACGGGGGACTACAGCTGGGTTGACCGCCTGTGGAGCACCGCACCCATCCTCTTCGCCTGGATCTACGCCGCCAAATCCGGCTACGGTCCCTGGACCACCCTGGCAGCCTTTTTCGTATCCCTCTGGGGTGCCCGGCTCACGTTTAACTTCGCCAGGCGGGGCGGCTATTCGGGCAGCGAGGACTACCGCTGGCCGATCCTCCGGGACCGCATCAACAACCCCTGGCTCTGGCAAATCTTCCATCTTTTCTTCATCTGCCTGTATCAGGTGGGGCTCTTCATCCTCTTTACCATGCCCTTATCTATTCTTTCCCAGGCGGATTCCAATGCCCTAACTCCCCTGGGACTCTCTGCAATCCCCGGCCTTCCCCCTGCGGCCTTCCTCACCGCCATCCTTCTCCTGGGGATGCTCGTCTATGAAACCCTGGCAGATCAACAGCAGTGGAATTTCCACCGGATTAAAACCGCATACCGCCAGGGCCAGGACATCTCGGGCCACCCCTGGGAACAAGACGCCCGGGACGGCTTTCTGCACTCCGGCCTCTTCGCGTTAAGCCGGCATCCCAACTACTTCGGGGAACTGGGCTTCTGGTGGGCCATCTACCTGCTCGGCGCGGCCTCCCAGGGAACCCTGCTTCACTGGAGCATCATCGGCCCGGCCATGCTCACCCTGTTATTCATCGGCAGCACGATTTTTACTGAGGGCATAACAGCCTCAAAATACGAGGCATACCGGACCTACCAAAAAACCACATCTCCCATCATTCCCTGGATGGCCGGTTCCCCCCAGGCCCAAACGACCCGGAACAACAATACCTAA